The following are encoded together in the Pseudoalteromonas shioyasakiensis genome:
- a CDS encoding S41 family peptidase yields the protein MKKLITLALAMAATLAPWASAYETKDTRLLRFPDIHNQNVTFVYGGDIYIANTQTGESKRLTDHIGFETFPKFSPDGKRIAFAAEYNGSRQIYVINSDGSGLKQLTYYNDVGPMPPRGGFDYRVLDWTADGKNVVFRANRTPWGKRMGRPYMVPADGGLEQALAIPETGGGMLSPDGSKYVYTPIDREFRTWKRTRGGRAQDVWVYDLKNNTSEQLTTNRATDQQPTWVGDNIYFVSDRDYTLNLYQYQKGAEPKKLTNHKDFDVLWPSAGPNAVVYENGGYLYRFDPKTQKSSKLSINIAGVRQYAMPYTKNVSDFIDSMSISHDGKRALFTARGELFSVPVKQGPTRNLSYTAKGREIDASWSPNGRYIAYMSDESGEYEIYLKDRSKNNATKQLTSNGTIWRFTPIWSPDSSKLLFADKNHTLWWIDAKSGKQYKIDTSIYDEEGIRQYTWSPNSEDIVYVKNNENRYASLWHYNVDKKKVTRLTDEMTNEQNPTFSPDGQYLYFSSERDFNLAFSSYEFDYMFNRATRIYAAAVNDSIKPLIALQSDETAIVSDKQKDDDKKAKNTLQSSDFMQRVTALNAPAGDYRGLTAVKGGVLTLANGGLQLIGTAHDSELETVAKGVRSYTISSNGEHLLVHAGNDYSLIEPKAKQDLAANKLDLSNMTLKIEPQIEWQQMYVEGWRTLRDWFYDENHHGQDWDAILAKYQPMADAISHRSDLDYILSEIAGEINSGHIYVQSGDMPKAERKKHGLLGAKLASDPSGYVKIEQIFEGENWHEDFRSPLGTTGVKAHNGDYIIAVNGRSVKDVANFYELLENTQGEQVELVLNSKPRSKGAWQVTVKPVASEQGLRYLDWVNSRAAYVDKLSNGRIGYVHLPNTAYEGNRAMFKNYMPQTTKDAMIIDDRYNGGGFIPEHMITWLARKPLNYWKRRGVEPTKTPQFAHDGPKAMLINGYSSSGGDAIPYYFRQAGLGKLIGTRTWGGLIGISGNPSLVDGGQVIAATFRILDNDGNWIIENEGVTPDIKVVDRPELIYQGKDPSIERAVEELLKELKDNPKKPLTVPPAPTDF from the coding sequence ATGAAAAAACTAATAACGTTGGCACTGGCCATGGCTGCGACACTGGCACCTTGGGCATCAGCTTACGAAACTAAAGACACGCGCTTACTGCGTTTTCCAGATATTCATAACCAAAACGTTACCTTTGTGTATGGTGGCGATATTTACATTGCTAATACGCAAACAGGCGAGAGCAAACGCTTAACTGACCATATTGGCTTTGAAACCTTCCCTAAGTTTTCACCTGACGGTAAACGCATTGCCTTTGCAGCCGAGTACAATGGCAGCCGCCAAATTTATGTAATTAACAGCGATGGCTCTGGCTTAAAGCAACTAACTTACTACAACGATGTAGGCCCAATGCCACCACGCGGCGGGTTTGATTATCGTGTTCTCGATTGGACAGCGGATGGCAAAAATGTGGTATTTCGTGCTAACCGCACACCGTGGGGTAAACGTATGGGTCGTCCATACATGGTGCCTGCTGACGGAGGCCTTGAGCAGGCTCTGGCTATTCCAGAAACCGGCGGCGGTATGCTTTCGCCAGATGGTAGTAAATATGTTTACACGCCAATTGACCGTGAATTTCGTACTTGGAAACGCACCCGTGGCGGTCGTGCACAAGATGTTTGGGTTTACGATCTAAAAAACAATACCTCAGAGCAGCTAACCACTAACCGCGCTACCGATCAGCAACCAACTTGGGTTGGCGACAACATTTACTTTGTATCTGATCGTGATTACACCCTTAACCTGTATCAATATCAAAAAGGCGCTGAGCCGAAAAAGCTAACCAACCATAAAGACTTTGACGTACTGTGGCCATCAGCTGGCCCAAATGCTGTTGTTTATGAAAACGGTGGTTACCTTTATCGCTTTGACCCAAAAACTCAAAAAAGCAGCAAGCTAAGTATTAACATTGCTGGTGTGCGTCAATACGCAATGCCGTACACAAAAAATGTGAGTGACTTTATCGACTCAATGTCGATTTCTCATGATGGTAAGCGTGCACTCTTTACTGCCCGCGGTGAGTTATTTAGCGTACCGGTTAAACAAGGCCCAACACGTAACTTATCTTACACAGCAAAAGGCCGCGAAATTGACGCAAGTTGGTCGCCAAATGGCCGTTATATTGCTTATATGAGCGATGAAAGCGGTGAATACGAAATTTACTTAAAAGATCGTAGTAAAAATAATGCCACCAAGCAGCTAACCAGCAACGGCACTATTTGGCGTTTTACACCGATTTGGTCACCAGATAGCTCAAAACTGTTATTTGCAGATAAAAACCACACACTCTGGTGGATAGATGCAAAATCGGGTAAACAATACAAAATTGATACCAGCATCTACGATGAAGAAGGCATTCGCCAGTATACTTGGTCACCAAATAGCGAAGACATTGTGTATGTGAAAAACAATGAAAACCGCTATGCCTCACTGTGGCACTACAATGTTGATAAAAAGAAAGTGACTCGCTTAACGGATGAAATGACCAATGAGCAAAACCCAACTTTCTCTCCTGATGGCCAATACCTGTATTTTAGTTCTGAGCGCGACTTTAACTTAGCCTTCAGCAGCTACGAGTTTGACTACATGTTTAATCGTGCAACGCGTATTTATGCCGCTGCCGTAAATGACAGCATCAAACCACTTATCGCACTACAAAGTGATGAAACAGCGATCGTCAGCGATAAACAAAAAGATGACGACAAGAAAGCGAAAAATACCCTGCAAAGCAGCGACTTTATGCAGCGCGTTACCGCTTTAAATGCGCCAGCTGGAGATTACCGTGGTTTAACGGCAGTAAAAGGTGGCGTGCTAACACTGGCTAATGGTGGCCTACAATTGATAGGCACAGCTCATGACAGCGAGCTTGAAACCGTGGCTAAAGGGGTTCGTAGTTATACTATTTCGAGCAACGGTGAACACCTGTTAGTACATGCGGGTAACGATTACAGCTTAATTGAGCCTAAAGCAAAACAAGACCTAGCAGCGAATAAGCTTGATCTTAGTAACATGACCTTAAAAATTGAGCCACAAATTGAATGGCAGCAAATGTATGTTGAAGGCTGGCGTACATTACGTGATTGGTTCTACGACGAAAACCATCACGGCCAAGATTGGGACGCTATTTTAGCCAAGTATCAACCTATGGCTGATGCTATCTCACACCGTAGTGACCTAGATTACATTCTCAGTGAAATCGCAGGTGAAATTAACTCAGGCCACATTTATGTGCAGTCGGGTGATATGCCAAAAGCAGAGCGTAAAAAGCACGGTTTATTAGGTGCAAAACTTGCCAGCGATCCATCTGGATACGTAAAAATTGAGCAAATCTTCGAAGGTGAAAACTGGCATGAAGACTTCCGCTCACCACTTGGCACAACAGGGGTAAAAGCACATAACGGCGACTACATCATTGCCGTAAATGGCCGCTCAGTAAAAGACGTAGCTAACTTCTACGAATTACTAGAGAACACTCAAGGTGAGCAAGTTGAGCTAGTCCTTAACAGTAAGCCGCGCAGCAAAGGTGCATGGCAAGTTACCGTTAAGCCTGTAGCAAGCGAACAAGGTTTGCGTTATTTAGACTGGGTTAACTCTCGTGCAGCCTACGTTGATAAGCTATCAAATGGCCGTATTGGTTATGTTCACTTACCAAATACAGCCTACGAAGGTAACCGCGCCATGTTCAAAAACTACATGCCGCAAACCACCAAAGACGCCATGATTATTGATGACCGATACAATGGCGGTGGCTTTATTCCTGAGCACATGATCACCTGGCTTGCTCGTAAACCGCTTAACTACTGGAAGCGCCGCGGTGTTGAGCCTACGAAAACACCACAATTTGCTCATGATGGTCCAAAAGCCATGCTGATCAATGGTTACTCAAGTTCAGGCGGTGACGCTATTCCTTATTACTTCCGCCAAGCGGGGTTAGGTAAGCTTATTGGTACCCGTACTTGGGGTGGATTAATTGGTATTTCAGGTAACCCAAGCCTAGTAGATGGCGGCCAAGTTATCGCGGCAACATTCCGCATTTTAGATAACGATGGCAACTGGATCATCGAAAACGAAGGTGTCACCCCAGACATCAAGGTTGTTGACCGCCCTGAGCTAATCTACCAAGGTAAAGATCCATCGATTGAACGTGCCGTAGAAGAGCTTTTAAAAGAGCTAAAAGACAACCCGAAAAAGCCACTCACCGTGCCACCAGCACCGACTGACTTTTAA
- a CDS encoding low molecular weight protein tyrosine phosphatase family protein: MRWLGYLCSRNQWRSPTAEKVFNQYNGIKARSAGTSPRARHTVTTADINWADIIFVMEHKHKQRLKAQFSRLLQHKPIQVLDIPDEYQYMDEALVETLKQSVDDLLYIQVKR; encoded by the coding sequence TTGAGGTGGCTTGGGTATCTATGTAGCCGTAACCAGTGGCGTAGCCCAACGGCAGAAAAGGTATTCAACCAATACAATGGCATTAAAGCCCGCTCTGCAGGCACAAGCCCACGAGCGAGGCACACGGTAACAACTGCTGATATTAATTGGGCAGATATAATTTTTGTGATGGAACATAAGCATAAACAACGCCTTAAAGCGCAGTTTAGCCGTTTATTACAGCACAAGCCGATTCAGGTACTCGATATACCCGATGAGTACCAATATATGGATGAGGCACTCGTTGAAACTTTAAAGCAGTCAGTTGACGATTTATTGTATATACAAGTTAAAAGGTAG
- the prfH gene encoding peptide chain release factor H: protein MILVQLSSGAGPLECCKAVAMAVKRLEWDAKTLAIKVNTLTVEQAELSGCYKSVLLELTGAEPRILKQFAQQWHGSMLWVCQSPFRARHKRKNWYFGGQLFEIAEQTFNSEIRFQQCRASGAGGQHVNTTDSAVRATHVATGTTVRVESERSQHANKRLARVLLMQKLAEQAQQAASQQQKSRWQQHNELQRGNPIRTFKGPEFSQTHKGKG from the coding sequence ATGATCTTAGTGCAATTATCGTCAGGGGCGGGTCCTTTAGAGTGCTGTAAAGCGGTGGCAATGGCTGTTAAGCGCCTTGAGTGGGATGCTAAAACGTTAGCTATTAAGGTGAATACTCTTACTGTAGAGCAAGCTGAACTTTCAGGCTGCTACAAATCGGTATTGCTTGAATTAACCGGTGCTGAGCCGCGAATTTTAAAACAGTTTGCTCAGCAATGGCATGGATCGATGTTGTGGGTTTGTCAAAGCCCATTCAGAGCAAGGCATAAGCGTAAAAACTGGTACTTTGGCGGTCAACTATTTGAAATAGCAGAGCAAACTTTTAATAGTGAGATCCGCTTTCAGCAATGCCGCGCAAGTGGTGCGGGAGGCCAGCATGTAAACACCACTGATTCGGCTGTTCGTGCTACCCATGTTGCGACAGGAACTACTGTTCGCGTAGAAAGTGAAAGAAGTCAGCATGCGAATAAGCGTTTAGCTCGAGTTTTGCTAATGCAAAAACTGGCAGAACAAGCTCAGCAGGCTGCTAGCCAGCAGCAAAAGTCGCGGTGGCAACAACACAATGAGCTGCAACGGGGTAATCCCATTCGTACGTTTAAGGGCCCTGAGTTTAGCCAGACTCACAAAGGAAAAGGTTAG
- a CDS encoding RNA ligase RtcB family protein, with product MGKSVQKLTDNVSLIASKESWIEGLAIQQLIKTSELPGMHAVAGMPDLHPGRGYPIGAAFFTEGRIYPALVGNDIGCGMSLWQTNTKLAKLNVDKLAKRLSDVEQPLDDSWHTLISERKHELGITKTGFDSALGTIGGGNHFAEFQAIEEVFDQQALLALGLQPKQLQLLVHSGSRGLGQAILVKHIAEHNHDGLEVVSDAFTDYMAKHDEALRWAQLNRELIARRFLQAIRAGGEEVLDVNHNLVSQSQIAGQAGWLHRKGATPSDQGAVMIPGSRGDYSYLVKPTAEQNVNLCSLAHGAGRKWKRGECKGRLSHKFKKEDLYRTAFGSRVICNDKTLLYDEAPQAYKDCQTVIDDLVDAGLVTVIAKLKPVLTFKTQGACG from the coding sequence ATGGGCAAGTCCGTCCAAAAACTTACTGATAACGTTAGCCTTATTGCGTCTAAAGAGTCGTGGATTGAAGGGCTAGCAATACAACAATTAATTAAAACTTCTGAATTACCTGGTATGCACGCTGTAGCGGGTATGCCCGATTTACACCCAGGTCGAGGTTACCCCATTGGGGCAGCCTTTTTTACAGAAGGTAGAATTTACCCCGCTTTAGTGGGGAATGATATTGGCTGCGGTATGTCGCTTTGGCAAACCAATACTAAGTTAGCCAAGTTAAATGTAGATAAGCTCGCAAAACGCTTAAGCGATGTTGAACAACCGCTAGATGATAGTTGGCACACATTGATTAGCGAGCGAAAACATGAACTAGGTATCACAAAAACTGGTTTTGATAGCGCCCTTGGCACCATAGGTGGTGGCAATCATTTCGCTGAGTTTCAGGCGATTGAAGAGGTGTTTGATCAACAAGCCTTGCTTGCTTTAGGCCTACAACCTAAACAATTGCAGCTATTGGTGCATTCTGGCTCTAGAGGGTTAGGGCAAGCTATTTTAGTTAAGCATATTGCAGAGCATAACCATGATGGCCTTGAGGTCGTGAGTGATGCCTTTACAGATTATATGGCCAAACATGACGAAGCACTGCGTTGGGCCCAGTTAAACCGTGAACTGATCGCACGGCGTTTTTTACAAGCTATTCGTGCTGGTGGCGAGGAGGTTTTAGATGTAAATCATAACCTTGTAAGTCAATCACAGATTGCAGGACAAGCTGGCTGGTTACATCGAAAAGGCGCTACACCCAGCGATCAAGGGGCTGTGATGATCCCGGGCTCTCGCGGTGATTACAGTTACTTAGTTAAGCCAACGGCTGAGCAAAACGTAAACTTATGCTCCCTTGCGCATGGCGCTGGTCGCAAATGGAAGCGTGGAGAATGCAAAGGCCGTTTGAGTCACAAGTTTAAAAAGGAAGATTTATATCGCACTGCGTTTGGTAGCAGGGTGATCTGTAATGATAAAACGCTGCTTTATGATGAAGCACCGCAAGCTTACAAAGACTGCCAAACAGTTATTGATGACCTTGTTGATGCAGGGCTGGTCACTGTAATTGCCAAATTAAAGCCTGTGCTTACCTTTAAAACACAAGGAGCGTGCGGATGA